In Chloroflexota bacterium, the DNA window CCTTCGGGGTCACGATCTACGCCATCAGCACCGTAGTGGCGGCCTTCATGGGCGGCCTCGCCCTCGGCTCGTTCATTGGCGGCCGCATGGCCGACCGGGTCCGGCGACCGATTCTCTGGTACGCCGGCGCCGAGCTGGTCATCGGCGCCCTCGGCCTCGCCTCACCGAAGTTGCTGGCCTGGGTGGAAGCGACCTACCTGGCGCTGTACCCGCGCAATGCCGCCGAGGCCGCCGTCGTCATCATCGCCCTCCGATTCGCGCTGGCCGCCGCGGTGCTCCTGGTGCCGACGACCCTCATGGGTGCAACGCTGCCCCTCATCGTCCGGGGCTCCATGACCATCCGACAGACGATCGGCCACCGCATTTCGTTCCTCTATGCCAGCAACACGACGGGCGCGATCCTGGGGACGCTCGCCGCCGGGTTCGTGCTCATCGGCGGAATCGGGATTAGCGGGACCGTTCAGGTGGCCGCCGCGCTGAACGGGCTCGCCGGCCTGAGCGCCTTGATCCTGGGGGCCTCCATCGCGCCGCTCCCGCCCGCGAGCGCGGAGACTGTTCCGCACGAAAAACCCCACGAGGAAAGCGCCGTCTTCGACGTGTCGCCCGGCGTGCGTCGGCTCGTGATCCTGACGTTCACGGTCCAAGGCTTCGCGTCGCTGGCGTACGAGATCGTCTGGACGCGCGTGCTCGCCATCCTGCTGGACGGCAGCACGTACGCCTTCTCGATCGTGCTGGCGGCCGTGTTGCTGGGCATCGCCCTCGGGAGCGCGCTGGTCGCTCCGCTCATGTCGCGGCGGCTGCCGTGGGTGCGCGTCTACGCCGTGATTCAGGCCGCCGTGGCCATCCTGAGCTGCCTCGGAACCGTGGTCTTCGCCCACGCGTACGGAATCATGCATCGGCTGGACGCGATCAGCATCTTGACCGGCCTGCTGGAGAACCACTACGGATGGATGGGCATCCTGGTCATCGTGGCGATCCTGCCGCCGATGGTGCTCCTGGGCGCCAGCTTTGCCGTCGCGGCGCGGATCGTCGTCTCAGGGTCCGCGAACACCGGTCGTGACCTCGGCGTCCTCTACGCCGGGAACACCTTCGGCGCGATCCTCGGGGCCTGGGCGGCCGGGTTCTTTCTGATCCCGACCTTCGGCACGCACGTTTCCATCGAGCTGCTCGCGGTAGTGAACGCCATTCTGGCCGTGGCTCTGGCCTCGACGGGCAGCCGGAGGGAGCTGTGGCTGGCGGGCGGTATCGTCGTGGCCTCCATGGCGACGTTCGCCGTCGGGCGTGTACTGGCCCCGAGCATGTACGAGCGCATCGTGGCCGGTCGCTTTCCCGGAAACGCCGTGGTATGGGTCGGTGAGGGGCTCGAGACATCCGTCGCCGTGGTTCAGAACCCGGAGACGGGGATCATCAGCATGTACCAGAACGGCCAGGCCGACGCCAGCACGGAGTCCGGGATGGTGTGGTTCCACAGGCTCCTGGGGCACCTGCCCATGATCCTCAATCGCGATCCTCAGGACGTCCTGATCGTGGGGATCGGCGGCGGGTCCACGGCCGGCGCGCTGGCCGAGCACAACCCGAGACGGCTCGACGTGGTCGAGCTATCGGACACGATGGTGCAGGGGTCGCGCTATTTCAGCGCCGTAAACGGGAACGTCCTCGAATATCCCAAACTGCATCTGACGATCGACGACGGCCGCAACCACCTGCTCCTGTACGACCAGAAATACGACGTGGTGACGGCGGACTCCATCCACCCTCGGAACGCCGGCAGCTCGGTGCTCTACTCGTACGAGTACTACAAGCTTGTGGCCCAGGCGCTGAAGCCCGGCGGGTTGATGTCGCAGTGGCTGGAAGATCGACCCGACAACCCCGACAACGAGGCCCAACGCAAGCTCATGGCGCGCACCTTCGCGCGAGCGTTCCCCTACGTCACGATGTGGGCCTACGGCGCCATCATGATTGGGTCGAACGAGCCAATCGACACGAGCCTGTCGAGCATCCAGGAGCGGTGGGACAAGCGAAACCTGGGGCGCGACCTCGAGGGGAGTGGCTTCGAGTCGCCCGAGGCCGTCCACTCGCTGTACGTGATGAGCGACGAGGACCTGCGAAAATGGGCCGGCGACGGCCCCATCATGACGGACGACCACCCGTACGTCGAGTACTATCTCTCGCTGCCTGGCGGGACCGGCGGGCTGCCCGACCCGCACCCCTAAGTGGACATGGCGCTCCGAAGGGGGAGCCAGCTTTTCGGGTCGCCGCCCCGAGAGCGAGCGCATTTGTCTCGGTCCCAGGCCCGCCGTTTCCGGCGGCGGCCTGATTCAGCCGCCCCGGAGCGGGCCCATTCATTTCGGTCCCAGGCCCGCCGTTTCCGGCGGCGGCCTGGCCGACCGAATTCCCCGGGGCGGCGCTTCGGGCGATAATGCAAGGGAGCCCAAGCATGGGGGCCAGCGGCGTGCAGCGGGGCGGACAGATCGACGAGCAGCTTCGACGGCGGGCCCGGAGCTACGTGTACGAGCGGATGGCGCTCGCCTCGTCCGCAATCTGGGTGCTCGGCGCATTCATCCTGATGACCACCATCGTGCCCTACGTGCCGCACCCGCAGGTCTACATTGCCATCGCGTCGACGGTCCCCATCCCGTTTGCCGCGCTGCCGTGGATCTTCTATCGGAGGATCAGCGACGCGGTGGCGCGGCGCTGGGCCGAATCCGGGGAGACGCGCTGAGCTGACTCGCGCCTGCCGTTCACGGTGAGCGGGCCGAAGGGCCCGAGCTCGAAGGGCCCCCCACCCTCCCCTCCCCCGCCGCGGCGGGGGAGGGATCTTCCCTGGCCCCCCGGTGGTGGAGACGCCGGCCGCGCGGCTGGGGGAGGGGGCGCCCCGGGGCCCCCACCCGGCCAGATTTGTCCATTCGCAAAGCGATGGCCCGTCCGTGGTTCGACAGGCACACCACGAACGGGCCGGAGGGACCGGGCCGAAGGGAACGGGCCCGGGGTACCAGCGCCGGAGGGACCGGGCCGAAGGGAACGGGCCCGGGGTACTAGCGCCGGAGGGACCGCGGGCCCGTTATGGGATGTTTTGGCGGACCTTGCCCTCGACCTCCTCGACCTTTCCCTGGACCTTGCGGCGGGCGCGAGCGGCCGTCTCTTTCGCCTTCCCGCGCGTCTGCTCCGCCTGGCCCTTTGCCTCCTCGGACTCGTCATCCGTGATCCGGCCCTTGACCTGGCGGGCCTTGCCGGCGATCTCGTCTTTCTTACCGTCGAGCATAGTGTCCCCTCAGCAATTCGTCCGACGCGTCAGATCGCGGTGCGGCGGCCGGTCAGGAGCTGGGCGATCAGGATAATGAGCGCTACGACCAGCAGCAGATGAATCAGGCTGCCGACGTTCGCCAAGAACCCAAGGAGCCACAACACCAGGACGACCGCGAGAAGTGTCCAGAGCATGTCTCTCTCCCTCCGTTATGGGTCGCGCGCTATCGGCCTGGGGCCGTCGACGGGGCATTGCCGCCCGAGCCGCCCGACGAGCCGCCGCCCGG includes these proteins:
- a CDS encoding fused MFS/spermidine synthase; translated protein: MLSGASGLVYQIAWVRLLALTFGVTIYAISTVVAAFMGGLALGSFIGGRMADRVRRPILWYAGAELVIGALGLASPKLLAWVEATYLALYPRNAAEAAVVIIALRFALAAAVLLVPTTLMGATLPLIVRGSMTIRQTIGHRISFLYASNTTGAILGTLAAGFVLIGGIGISGTVQVAAALNGLAGLSALILGASIAPLPPASAETVPHEKPHEESAVFDVSPGVRRLVILTFTVQGFASLAYEIVWTRVLAILLDGSTYAFSIVLAAVLLGIALGSALVAPLMSRRLPWVRVYAVIQAAVAILSCLGTVVFAHAYGIMHRLDAISILTGLLENHYGWMGILVIVAILPPMVLLGASFAVAARIVVSGSANTGRDLGVLYAGNTFGAILGAWAAGFFLIPTFGTHVSIELLAVVNAILAVALASTGSRRELWLAGGIVVASMATFAVGRVLAPSMYERIVAGRFPGNAVVWVGEGLETSVAVVQNPETGIISMYQNGQADASTESGMVWFHRLLGHLPMILNRDPQDVLIVGIGGGSTAGALAEHNPRRLDVVELSDTMVQGSRYFSAVNGNVLEYPKLHLTIDDGRNHLLLYDQKYDVVTADSIHPRNAGSSVLYSYEYYKLVAQALKPGGLMSQWLEDRPDNPDNEAQRKLMARTFARAFPYVTMWAYGAIMIGSNEPIDTSLSSIQERWDKRNLGRDLEGSGFESPEAVHSLYVMSDEDLRKWAGDGPIMTDDHPYVEYYLSLPGGTGGLPDPHP
- a CDS encoding CsbD family protein, which encodes MLDGKKDEIAGKARQVKGRITDDESEEAKGQAEQTRGKAKETAARARRKVQGKVEEVEGKVRQNIP
- a CDS encoding lmo0937 family membrane protein; the protein is MLWTLLAVVLVLWLLGFLANVGSLIHLLLVVALIILIAQLLTGRRTAI